One window of the Marmota flaviventris isolate mMarFla1 chromosome 2, mMarFla1.hap1, whole genome shotgun sequence genome contains the following:
- the Rbbp8nl gene encoding RBBP8 N-terminal-like protein — MESFTESLNRLKDVHEKEVLGLQSKLLELNAERCRDAQRVEELFTKNHQLREQQKALKENLRVLENRLRAGLCDRCVVTQELARKKQLEFESSHLQSLQRICVLTKEVSGLKEENKMLKEEVKRLRGLQDRPMPLAKEDTSDPPSPLLFPSPSGWKAVTEKPPGGHEEAEDQLGPRGEEKLVGYRTSPVARISPGANLSELRAPDMSPQRIANQLHATVAVVRPGSQTCPAERAAANGTPPLLSAGSNPPSPTYRHSLPPDSFQRASQSSALTYESLQRSLQADRLCLLNRHLPLPLRTPHSSPQPQGLKAREAEAWEEPVSLLGLPGTLVGMQDPRLEGALHLLLARQLRAQRAASARLRGPATPEETPPSPPVGLDSEIPESEVPGAALAPADLPGGWQVEPTGPVSPQSKEVTATQDYAPDKPLDLSDRGRDRDAPKSTGQPGPFSPAVAHTPSPEPPTLSGPLICSPQALSNGTKETRAPEPKESPTPMDPAHPPPGPHPSLPSPGRTGGEATGRTQPAPHPQRPDTDEAPEPSKATTQRPESDERDEPDTSDNEGLSSKASAGQCLQRLQQKRKRASDLEGQVSKKPSRGRRKPRESLTTADGPRSPRDTKSCSPSHSNSGLEET; from the exons ATGGAGAGCTTCACAGAGTCGCTGAACAGGCTGAAGGACGTTCATGAGAAGGAGGTCCTGG GACTGCAGAGCAAGCTTCTGGAGCTGAATGCGGAGCGCTGCCG GGATGCACAGCGGGTGGAGGAGCTTTTCACCAAGAACCACCAGCTCAGGGAGCAGCAGAAGGCGCTGAAGGAGAACCTGCGGGTGCTGGAGAACAG GCTGCGGGCTGGCCTGTGCGACCGCTGCGTGGTCACCCAGGAGCTGGCTAGGAAGAAGCAGCTGGAATTCGAGAGCTCGCACCTACAGAGCTTGCAGCGCATCTGTGTCCTCA CCAAGGAGGTGAGCGGGCTGAAGGAGGAGAACAAGATGCTGAAGGAGGAGGTGAAGCGGCTTCGGGGCCTGCA AGACAGGCCCATGCCCCTTGCCAAGGAGGACACCTCGGACCCCCCGTCACCCCTGCTGTTCCCCTCCCCGAGTGGCTGGAAGGCTGTCACTGAGAAGCCTCCTGGAGGCCATGAGGAGGCTGAGGACCAGCTGGGTCCACGGGGAGAAG AAAAGTTGGTGGGCTACAGGACATCTCCAGTAGCCAGAATCTCCCCTGGGGCCAACCTGTCCGAGCTGCGGGCCCCAGACATG AGCCCCCAGCGCATCGCCAACCAGCTGCACGCAACGGTTGCTGTGGTGCGCCCTGGGTCCCAGACCTGCCCAGCCGAGCGCGCCGCTGCCAACGGAACACCCCCACTGCTGTCCGCCGGGAGCAACCCACCCAGTCCAACGTACAGGCACAGCCTCCCTCCTGACAG CTTCCAGCGGGCCTCCCAGTCCTCTGCCTTGACCTACGAGTCCCTGCAGCGCTCCCTTCAGGCTGACCGCCTCTGCCTTCTGAACCGCCACTTGCCCCTGCCCCTGCGGACCCCCCAtagcagcccccagccccagggcctgaaagccagggaggcagaggcctggGAAGAGCCTGTGAGCCTGCTGGGCCTGCCTGGCACTCTGGTGGGCATGCAGGACCCAAGGCTGGAGGGCGCACTGCACCTACTCCTGGCTCGGCAGCTGCGGGCACAGCGGGCGGCCAGCGCCAGGCTGCGGGGCCCGGCCACACCAGAGGAGACACCTCCTTCCCCGCCAGTTGGCTTGGACTCTGAGATCCCTGAGAGTGAGGTGCCCGGAGCAGCTCTGGCCCCAGCAGACCTGCCTGGCGGGTGGCAAGTGGAGCCCACAGGCCCAGTCAGCCCTCAGAGCAAGGAGGTCACAGCCACTCAGGACTATGCCCCAGACAAGCCCCTGGACCTCTCGGACCGGGGTCGGGACCGAGATGCCCCCAAGTCTACTGGTCAACCTGGGCCATTCAGCCCTGCAGTTGCCCACACTCCCAGTCCAGAGCCACCCACCCTGTCTGGACCCCTGATTTGCAGCCCCCAGGCACTCAGCAATGGCACCAAGGAGACCAGAGCACCAGAGCCCAAAGAGTCCCCTACTCCCATG GACCCTGCACACCCTCCCCCAGggccccaccccagcctgccCTCTCCTGGCAGGACAGGAGGTGAGGCCACAGGAAGGACACAGCCAGCACCCCACCCACAGAGGCCTGATACCGACGAAGCCCCAG AGCCCAGCAAGGCCACCACACAGAGGCCAGAATCAGACGAACGGGACGAGCCAGACACCTCAGACAATGAG GGCCTGAGCTCCAAGGCCAGTGCTGGGCAGTGCCTGCAGCGTCTGCAGCAGAAGAGGAAGCGGGCCTCGGACCTGGAGGGCCAAG TCTCCAAGAAGCCATCCCGAGGGAGAAGGAAGCCAAGGGAGTCCCTGACCACAGCTGATGGTCCCAGGAGCCCAAGGGACACCAAGAGCTGCAGTCCCTCACACAGCAACAGTGGCCTGGAGGAGACCTAG